A genomic stretch from uncultured Pseudodesulfovibrio sp. includes:
- a CDS encoding SIS domain-containing protein: MSDMIEPTSTFMYRETREAPAVVALQKEKNDLVCAELASRYMNTPPRLVATCARGSSDHAASYAKYLMEVYLGIPVMSAAPSVGSIYGNPMNLEGCLYIVISQSGKSPDLLASAQWARDNGAFILALVNQEDSPAAHMADAVIPLLAGPEKSVAATKSYIASLSALLHFTAAMSGDMALGNAFNRLPDNLEKALSLSWDEAVEPLADAENLFVVGRGLSYGVALEAALKLKETSSLHGEGISGAEIMHGPLALIRRRSRILVFSQQDATRPGLLELAEVLRDKGAKLFMAEEGGPTPGRLPVVPGMHPAAAPIAMIQSFYTMANQLALARGMNPDNPPSLKKVTETL; this comes from the coding sequence ATGAGTGATATGATCGAACCGACATCGACGTTTATGTACCGCGAAACTCGTGAGGCTCCTGCGGTCGTTGCTCTCCAAAAGGAGAAAAACGATTTGGTTTGTGCCGAGTTGGCTTCCCGATATATGAATACTCCGCCGCGTCTTGTGGCGACATGCGCACGCGGTAGCTCGGATCATGCAGCCAGCTACGCCAAGTATCTCATGGAAGTGTATCTGGGTATCCCGGTGATGTCCGCTGCGCCGTCAGTAGGGTCCATTTATGGCAATCCCATGAATCTCGAAGGGTGCCTGTATATCGTTATTTCTCAGTCAGGGAAAAGCCCTGACCTGCTCGCCAGCGCACAATGGGCGAGGGATAACGGCGCATTCATTCTTGCTCTGGTCAATCAGGAAGACTCCCCGGCTGCGCACATGGCTGATGCCGTTATACCGCTGCTGGCCGGACCGGAGAAAAGCGTGGCTGCCACCAAGTCATATATCGCGTCGTTGAGCGCCTTGTTGCATTTTACTGCCGCCATGTCTGGGGACATGGCCTTGGGTAACGCGTTCAACAGGTTGCCGGACAACCTTGAAAAGGCTCTTTCGCTATCCTGGGACGAGGCTGTTGAACCGTTGGCCGATGCCGAAAATCTTTTCGTGGTCGGGCGTGGTTTGAGTTACGGTGTGGCGTTGGAGGCTGCACTCAAGCTCAAGGAAACGTCATCATTGCATGGTGAGGGCATTAGTGGTGCCGAAATCATGCATGGCCCGTTGGCGTTGATCCGTCGTCGTTCACGGATTCTGGTATTCAGTCAGCAAGACGCGACCCGTCCCGGTCTGCTGGAGTTGGCCGAGGTCCTGCGGGATAAGGGCGCCAAACTGTTCATGGCCGAGGAGGGTGGGCCAACACCTGGTCGCCTGCCTGTGGTTCCGGGAATGCATCCGGCAGCAGCACCAATTGCCATGATTCAATCTTTTTATACTATGGCCAATCAGCTTGCTTTGGCGCGTGGCATGAACCCGGATAATCCGCCTTCTCTCAAGAAGGTGACGGAGACGCTGTGA
- the nagA gene encoding N-acetylglucosamine-6-phosphate deacetylase produces MRRYFANGRIFTGDAIYEGLSVEVEDGKVVALITEGGMACGVEVVDLGGNLLSPGFIDVQVNGGGGVLFNDSPDPETLRTIIDAHRQFGTTGLMPTLISDGWESMVKAAEAVRQGVQQGMPGLLGIHFEGPYINPERKGIHQESFVREVDEGALELLSADDLGVVMTTVAPERVSNDYISSLAEAGVRVCAGHTAATYEQAREGLDAGITGITHLFNAMSPLTSREPGVVGAALEDEDSWVGIIADGHHIHFASLRVAVAAKKRGRMMLVTDAMPSVGAKNKNFVLQGQSIIAEGGRCQSEGGTLAGSDLNMADAVRNAVKQLHLPVEEALRMASLYPATFLGLENRMGRISIGCQADFVLMDDEFGVLNTWIAGDNSL; encoded by the coding sequence ATGCGTAGATATTTTGCCAATGGGCGAATCTTTACAGGTGACGCCATCTATGAAGGTCTGAGTGTGGAAGTCGAAGATGGGAAGGTCGTTGCCCTTATTACAGAAGGTGGAATGGCCTGCGGCGTTGAAGTCGTGGATCTTGGCGGCAACCTGCTTTCTCCCGGTTTCATAGATGTTCAGGTCAATGGCGGCGGCGGTGTCCTCTTCAACGACAGCCCTGACCCGGAAACTCTCAGGACGATCATCGACGCGCACCGTCAATTCGGTACCACCGGATTGATGCCAACGCTCATCTCGGATGGATGGGAATCCATGGTCAAAGCCGCTGAGGCTGTTCGGCAGGGGGTGCAGCAAGGGATGCCGGGATTACTGGGCATTCATTTTGAAGGGCCGTATATCAACCCTGAGCGCAAGGGCATTCATCAGGAATCGTTTGTGCGTGAAGTGGATGAAGGTGCATTGGAACTGTTGTCTGCCGATGATCTGGGCGTGGTGATGACCACTGTGGCCCCTGAGCGGGTTTCGAACGATTATATCAGTTCTCTGGCAGAGGCTGGAGTCAGGGTGTGTGCCGGACATACCGCGGCGACGTATGAACAGGCGCGTGAAGGACTGGACGCGGGCATCACAGGCATTACCCATCTGTTCAACGCAATGTCTCCTTTGACCAGCCGTGAGCCGGGCGTTGTCGGTGCTGCGCTGGAAGATGAGGACAGTTGGGTCGGCATCATTGCGGACGGGCATCATATTCATTTTGCTTCCCTGCGGGTGGCGGTTGCCGCCAAGAAACGAGGCAGGATGATGCTGGTCACGGACGCCATGCCGAGCGTTGGGGCCAAAAACAAAAATTTTGTTTTGCAGGGACAGTCCATTATAGCCGAGGGTGGTCGGTGTCAGTCCGAAGGCGGCACCCTCGCGGGGTCTGATCTGAATATGGCTGATGCCGTCCGTAATGCGGTGAAGCAGTTGCATCTGCCAGTGGAGGAAGCGTTGCGCATGGCGTCTTTGTATCCGGCGACCTTCCTGGGGCTGGAAAACCGGATGGGGCGTATCTCTATCGGGTGTCAGGCGGATTTTGTGCTGATGGATGATGAGTTCGGCGTCCTTAATACGTGGATTGCCGGAGATAATTCTTTATAG
- a CDS encoding sulfate respiration complex iron-sulfur protein HmcB, which produces MLRRTFLGLLGAAGASVALPTSAKAGGKSFGPHPDTQAVLFDATRCIGCRKCELACNEVNQLPAPDQAFDDLTVLDTKRRTDEKTYTVVNKFQGKTAPVFVKKQCNHCLEPACASACFVKAFKKEPNGAVSYDASVCVGCRYCMVACPFEIPAYEYDEPLTPRVMKCTLCAPRLAEGKLPGCVERCPKEALTFGPRDEIIKIARARIAAYPDRYVDHIYGEREMGGTSWMYISGEPFSEIGMREDLGTASAPELTAGALAAVPVVVGLWPVLLGGIYAVSKRKDKIANDERVAAVKDALKRAGEEAEKKLHAELSKAEVANQRRIEVEVKKAVEEALAPKEEAETGEEES; this is translated from the coding sequence ATGTTACGTAGAACATTCCTCGGACTGTTGGGCGCCGCTGGCGCGAGTGTCGCGCTTCCCACGTCGGCAAAGGCCGGAGGTAAGTCCTTTGGTCCGCATCCCGACACGCAGGCCGTGCTCTTTGATGCCACCCGTTGTATCGGTTGCCGCAAATGCGAGCTGGCCTGCAACGAGGTGAACCAACTGCCCGCACCCGACCAGGCGTTCGATGACCTGACCGTCCTCGACACCAAACGTCGGACCGATGAAAAAACATATACTGTCGTTAACAAGTTCCAGGGAAAGACCGCTCCGGTCTTCGTGAAAAAGCAGTGTAACCACTGCCTGGAACCTGCTTGTGCCTCCGCCTGCTTTGTCAAGGCGTTCAAGAAGGAGCCAAATGGAGCCGTCAGCTATGACGCTTCCGTCTGTGTCGGTTGCCGTTACTGTATGGTCGCCTGTCCCTTCGAGATTCCGGCATATGAATATGATGAGCCTCTGACACCCAGAGTCATGAAGTGCACCTTGTGCGCACCGCGTCTGGCCGAAGGCAAGCTGCCCGGCTGTGTGGAGCGTTGCCCCAAGGAAGCGCTGACGTTTGGCCCTCGCGACGAGATCATCAAGATCGCTCGTGCGCGCATTGCTGCCTACCCGGACCGTTACGTGGATCATATCTACGGCGAGCGGGAAATGGGCGGCACAAGCTGGATGTACATCTCCGGCGAGCCTTTCTCCGAGATCGGCATGCGTGAAGACCTGGGCACCGCCTCTGCACCTGAGCTGACTGCCGGTGCGCTGGCCGCAGTTCCTGTCGTCGTCGGTCTGTGGCCTGTGCTGCTGGGCGGTATCTATGCCGTAAGCAAGCGCAAGGACAAGATTGCCAACGACGAGCGTGTTGCAGCTGTCAAGGACGCTCTGAAAAGAGCTGGTGAAGAAGCCGAGAAGAAGCTCCATGCCGAGCTGTCCAAGGCTGAAGTCGCCAACCAGCGTCGCATCGAGGTCGAGGTCAAGAAGGCCGTTGAAGAGGCTCTTGCTCCCAAGGAAGAAGCCGAAACCGGTGAGGAGGAATCCTAA
- a CDS encoding Gfo/Idh/MocA family oxidoreductase: MQERVRVLVVGLGNMGLSHAKAYHALEGFEIVGLCSRHATTLTDLPPELAEYPRFDEYYEALKAVKPDAVSINTYPDTHAAYACSAFEAGAHVFLEKPMAPTVEESQQVVDAAVKANRKLVVGYILRHHPSWAKFVELAQGLGKPLVMRMNLNQQSSGNEWGVHRQLMQSMSPIVDCGVHYVDIMCLMSGAKPVRVNAMGARLTDEIAPDMYNYGQLQVFFDDGSVGWYEAGWGPMMSETAFFVKDVVGPKGCVSIVAAEQAGQGHGSSDVEGHAKANLLRLHHSRTDGKGFFVKEDELIEMEDEPGHDDLCFREQVFFLKAIQDNVDLTEHMRDAVNSLRIVLAADKSVRTGRSVSLLE; encoded by the coding sequence ATGCAGGAACGAGTCAGGGTGCTGGTTGTCGGTCTGGGAAATATGGGGCTTTCGCACGCCAAGGCGTACCATGCACTGGAGGGTTTCGAGATCGTGGGGCTGTGCAGTCGTCACGCTACGACTTTGACTGATCTTCCGCCGGAGTTGGCCGAGTATCCACGGTTTGATGAATATTACGAAGCACTCAAGGCTGTAAAACCTGACGCGGTGAGTATCAACACCTATCCTGATACCCATGCGGCATATGCATGCAGTGCTTTCGAGGCCGGAGCGCACGTCTTTCTGGAAAAACCAATGGCTCCTACGGTTGAAGAGTCTCAGCAGGTTGTGGACGCAGCCGTCAAGGCGAATCGAAAATTGGTGGTCGGGTACATTCTTCGTCACCATCCTTCATGGGCGAAGTTTGTTGAGTTGGCGCAGGGATTAGGGAAGCCGCTGGTCATGCGTATGAACCTGAATCAGCAATCCAGCGGCAACGAGTGGGGCGTTCACAGGCAGCTCATGCAGTCCATGTCGCCCATCGTTGATTGCGGTGTGCATTATGTGGACATCATGTGTCTCATGAGTGGCGCAAAGCCTGTCAGGGTGAATGCAATGGGTGCGCGATTGACCGATGAAATCGCTCCGGACATGTATAATTATGGGCAGTTGCAAGTGTTTTTCGATGACGGTTCCGTAGGTTGGTATGAAGCCGGTTGGGGGCCGATGATGAGTGAAACCGCGTTCTTCGTGAAAGATGTGGTGGGTCCCAAAGGATGCGTCAGCATCGTCGCTGCAGAACAGGCCGGGCAGGGGCATGGATCATCTGATGTCGAGGGCCACGCCAAGGCCAACCTCTTGCGGCTGCACCATTCTCGGACAGACGGGAAGGGCTTTTTTGTCAAAGAAGATGAACTGATCGAGATGGAAGACGAGCCTGGGCATGATGATTTGTGCTTTCGAGAACAGGTCTTTTTCCTCAAGGCTATCCAGGATAATGTCGATTTGACCGAACACATGCGTGACGCAGTTAACAGTCTGCGTATTGTGCTGGCTGCTGATAAATCGGTTCGTACGGGACGGTCTGTTTCGCTTCTAGAGTAA
- a CDS encoding sulfate respiration complex hexadecaheme cytochrome HmcA produces the protein MANGKRMLRFAVIMIALVGVLGFQMEAMGMLDTAEKATGRPDVIMIDTIAKLESLEQSAAVFKHDAHTKALKEQGMSCTSCHKKDAEGNMSLTFNRLEGEGQPELSASELKDIYHDGCISCHVESGDKGFKTGPMVGECRSCHQAKPEIVAERVESGMDNTLHFMHWDSKIIPADAGEQTNCGACHTVYDETTKKAVYKKGEEDSWRYATVYSPEEMANLSTREVFHNQCVTCHQTLIEKKAERSGPVDCASCHDAEKVDARKAESAKVVKAMGELPRLPRKQPDAVLMMAKVEGPATEKATGMAPVAFNHKLHESEVDTCNACHVQGVNAPMDKSFKAMHDVTSDASCVGCHAKEQKKPECAGCHAARPVSKANAEATCKSCHNAAQPMPGATKEALQTEAMTAIATRPASQAMVAIDDIPETVTIGVISDKYEPSKMPHRKIVLSIAKGMKDSPLATSFHATPEAMCAGCHHNAPASVTPSKCASCHAKPFETEGKPGLKAAYHAQCMNCHTEMKLEKPAATNCVACHEKKAN, from the coding sequence ATGGCAAACGGTAAAAGGATGTTGCGATTTGCTGTAATCATGATTGCGCTGGTCGGCGTGCTGGGTTTTCAGATGGAAGCCATGGGCATGCTTGATACAGCGGAGAAGGCCACGGGTAGGCCTGACGTAATCATGATCGACACCATCGCCAAACTAGAGTCACTTGAACAGTCTGCGGCTGTGTTTAAACACGACGCACACACAAAAGCCCTGAAAGAACAGGGCATGAGCTGTACTTCCTGTCACAAGAAGGATGCAGAAGGGAATATGTCCCTGACCTTCAATAGATTGGAAGGCGAGGGACAGCCCGAATTGTCCGCGTCCGAGCTCAAAGACATTTATCATGACGGTTGTATCTCCTGTCACGTCGAAAGCGGCGACAAGGGATTCAAGACCGGCCCCATGGTGGGCGAGTGTCGCAGCTGTCATCAGGCCAAGCCTGAAATCGTCGCTGAACGCGTCGAGTCCGGCATGGACAACACGCTCCACTTCATGCACTGGGATTCCAAGATTATCCCTGCTGACGCTGGTGAGCAAACCAACTGTGGCGCTTGTCACACGGTCTACGACGAGACCACCAAGAAAGCCGTTTACAAGAAAGGTGAAGAAGACAGCTGGCGTTATGCGACTGTGTATTCTCCTGAAGAAATGGCGAACCTTTCCACAAGGGAAGTCTTCCACAATCAGTGCGTGACCTGTCACCAGACACTCATTGAGAAGAAGGCGGAACGTAGTGGTCCCGTTGACTGCGCAAGCTGTCACGATGCCGAGAAAGTTGATGCTCGTAAGGCAGAGAGCGCCAAGGTCGTCAAGGCCATGGGTGAACTGCCGCGCTTGCCGCGCAAACAGCCTGACGCCGTCCTGATGATGGCCAAGGTTGAAGGCCCGGCTACTGAAAAGGCAACCGGCATGGCTCCTGTCGCATTCAATCACAAGCTCCATGAGTCCGAGGTCGACACCTGTAACGCGTGTCACGTCCAGGGTGTGAATGCTCCCATGGACAAGAGCTTCAAGGCTATGCACGACGTGACTTCTGATGCTTCTTGCGTGGGTTGCCATGCAAAGGAACAGAAGAAGCCTGAATGTGCTGGCTGTCACGCGGCTCGTCCTGTTTCCAAGGCTAATGCCGAAGCAACATGCAAGAGCTGCCATAATGCAGCCCAGCCCATGCCCGGTGCTACCAAGGAAGCACTGCAGACCGAAGCAATGACCGCTATTGCAACACGTCCTGCAAGCCAGGCCATGGTCGCAATCGACGACATCCCGGAAACCGTGACCATCGGTGTCATCTCCGACAAGTACGAGCCGAGCAAGATGCCTCACCGCAAAATTGTGCTTTCAATAGCAAAAGGCATGAAGGATAGCCCGCTGGCTACCTCCTTCCACGCCACGCCTGAAGCCATGTGCGCAGGGTGCCATCACAATGCTCCGGCGTCTGTCACTCCGTCCAAGTGCGCGAGCTGTCACGCCAAGCCGTTTGAGACCGAAGGCAAGCCCGGCCTGAAGGCTGCGTACCATGCCCAGTGCATGAACTGCCACACTGAAATGAAGCTCGAGAAGCCCGCTGCCACGAACTGTGTCGCGTGCCACGAGAAAAAAGCCAACTAA
- the hybB gene encoding sulfate respiration complex protein HmcC: MSVDTIAAEKKSLFTPFNIIAGVILIAGLIVTVMRFTGGLGAVTNLDQNNPWGIWIGFDLMCGVALAAGGYTTSAACYVFGLKKFHAGVRPAILTAFLGYALVVFALGYDVGRPWRLPYPLFVQQGTTSLLFEVGLCVMLYLTVLFIEFTPALFEWLGMKKIRNTVVKLTLALTIFGVVLSTLHQSSLGALFTIAPSKLHPLWYSQYLPVFFFVSSICAGMSMVIFEGTLSHKPMHHLMDEEYLNNHDGLILGFGKAASLVLFGYFSIKVIGLAYDNNWHYLTTGYGAWYLVEMLGCVALPSFLYAIGVRDRNITVIKWAAGLTVLGIIVNRFNISMVAFNYHLPSAERYFPSWGEITISLFVVTIGVLVFRFISTRMPIFYEHPDYKGEH, encoded by the coding sequence ATGTCTGTCGACACCATTGCGGCTGAAAAGAAATCCTTGTTCACGCCGTTCAATATTATTGCTGGAGTCATTCTCATTGCCGGACTCATCGTTACGGTGATGCGTTTTACCGGCGGCCTCGGTGCCGTCACCAACCTTGACCAGAACAATCCGTGGGGCATCTGGATCGGTTTCGATCTGATGTGCGGCGTCGCTCTGGCAGCAGGTGGGTATACCACCTCCGCAGCCTGCTACGTGTTCGGTCTCAAGAAGTTCCATGCCGGTGTCCGTCCGGCGATTCTGACCGCATTCCTCGGCTATGCCCTGGTGGTCTTCGCTCTCGGATACGACGTCGGCCGTCCCTGGCGTTTGCCGTACCCCCTCTTTGTTCAGCAGGGAACGACTTCTCTGCTCTTTGAAGTGGGTCTGTGCGTCATGCTGTACCTGACCGTGCTGTTCATCGAATTCACTCCGGCCCTGTTTGAATGGCTCGGTATGAAGAAGATCCGCAACACCGTGGTTAAATTGACCCTGGCACTGACCATCTTTGGTGTGGTCCTGTCTACCCTGCATCAGTCCTCTCTCGGCGCGCTGTTCACCATTGCGCCGTCGAAGCTGCATCCGCTCTGGTACTCGCAGTACCTTCCGGTATTCTTCTTCGTGTCGAGTATCTGTGCGGGTATGTCCATGGTCATCTTCGAAGGAACTCTCTCTCATAAGCCCATGCACCACTTGATGGACGAGGAGTACCTGAATAACCACGATGGTCTTATCCTTGGATTCGGAAAGGCCGCTTCCCTCGTGCTGTTCGGGTACTTCTCCATCAAGGTTATCGGCCTGGCATACGACAACAACTGGCATTACCTGACCACCGGCTACGGCGCGTGGTACTTGGTTGAGATGCTCGGTTGCGTAGCCCTGCCTTCCTTCCTGTACGCCATCGGCGTCCGGGACAGGAATATCACTGTCATCAAATGGGCCGCAGGACTGACTGTCCTCGGCATTATCGTCAACCGATTCAATATCTCCATGGTTGCCTTCAACTACCACCTGCCTTCCGCAGAGCGGTACTTCCCGAGCTGGGGCGAGATCACCATCTCCCTGTTCGTGGTTACCATCGGCGTACTTGTCTTCCGGTTCATCAGCACCAGGATGCCCATTTTCTACGAGCACCCTGATTACAAGGGCGAACACTAG